The region GGCCTTGTGGGTTTTGAAGGCCTTGTAGTTGGGGTTTGGACTTGAACTCTGAGCCACAAATGGAGCCATGGGAGGGTCTAGAGCAGGAGAGGGCTGTGATCTTGTGGGATCTTGTGTACGAGGTGGCATGAGTTGGGGGTGCTGGGCCTGAGACCCGTGGCAGGAAGAGCCCCCCCTCCACCCTGCGGGGCCCTTGGGAGGTGAGATCGCCGCCTGGGAGGTGAGAAGCAGCCACTTTCCCACCCTGGGGTGTGGCTTCCCCTTTGCAGAATGGGGTCATTTATGGATCACATGATGTGTGCCAGGCATGGCCCCGCCGCGTCTGGGGAATCTTCAGGGCTCATCCCAGCGGACTTGGTCGCGGGAGGCTGTGGAGCTCTGGCACCCAAACCTTAAGGCGCCCCCCCTTCGTGGGCCCCACTGGCTGCGCTGTCCCTGTGTGGGACCTGTCGGAGCAGGCAGGGGTGGTTGTATTTGGAGCCACAGAGATTCCCTAAGAGGCTACACGGGGATGCGACCCGCCCTGGGTGTCCCACGAGGTCCCTCCCCTGGGGGCACCCTTCCGATCCATCCCCAACCTCTGGCTCATGGTCCCTGGGACGCCCTCACCCCACCCGTGACCCGCAAAGCCTGAGGCAGCAGGTGCAAAGGGCACAGTCCTGGTGAAGGTCGTGGCAGCCAGGCCCAGCCCCCCTTCCCGGCTGTGGCCTCTGGTAGGAGGGAGCTTCCCAGCCTGGAGGCTCCTGGGAACTGGGGGTGTGGGCTGCGGGGCCAGCTGGGACTGGCCCGTCGGAGGAGCGGAGGCCTGGGAGAGACGTGGGAGAGGCACAGAGAAAGGCGGAGAAGCGactgagagagacacacagagacggGGAGAAACAGAGACGGAGAGACCCTGAGAGAACagaagagagacacacagagagaaagtgagggagacagtcattcattcattcactcagcggCTGCTTACTGGGCACAGGCTGTGACCAGGCAGTGCCCACGACAGAACGCAAATTCCTACCCCTGTGGGGCTGACTGGTGGGGACACAGTCCAGAAACATGACAACCGAGTAAATCACGTTGTCGGGAGTGATAAGGGTGAGAGAGACGGGGTGGGGGAAGCGGGAGAACCAGGGGGACTTACGAGCCAGATTCTCCTTATCTGGGGAGGAAAAGGTTCCCACCAGAATCTTGACCgcgcctgcccctcccccactcgcCCCAGACGGGGGGTGGGAGCGGGGAaatggggtggggcctgagcccGGAGGCCGACGGGACCtagctgctggggggaggggattgAGGCTACCGCTGCCGAAGACCCCTCCTAACCTGGGTTGCCAGGGTCCCTCCGCCGGTGGGACGTCCTTGGGGTGCAGCCCAGGAGGTTCAGTTGGAAGGTAGGTGGAATACAGGGAGGGACCAGTGCCCAGAGGACAGAGAGGACCCCTTTACTTCGGTGGGCGGGGGGAGAGGCTGAAGAACCCTCCCCTTCTCATGTCTCCGGGTCCTCCCACCGCGACGGAGCGTCCCTAGGAGAGAAGCCCAGGCCCGGAGGGGGAAGCTGAGGGCTCGCCTGTGCCAGTCGCCACCAGGGCGCGTTCCGGTGCCGCGGCGGGTGGCACAGGCTGGCAGACACGGGCTGGGAGCCAACTGCTTGCGACCGCCGGCACTCGGCCTTGCGGGCCCGCCCCCTCGCCTGTCAGCTCCAGTCCCGCCCCCCGAACAGAGGCAGCTCACTCAGCTCCAGGCCGCTCGACTGCTGAGCGCACAACACCTGGGCACAGGGGTGAGTGTACAGCACCGGGTCCTTTCGCGCGCGGGGCTCGGCCTGGCCCAGAGGGTGTTGCCCTTGTCACTACCCTTGTCCCCTTGCTTGGGTTCCTCGGCCTTTCCCGAAGGCCTCGCGGGAGAGGAAAACCGGCGACTTCGGGACTGGATGCGGGACCCGGGATGGGGGTGTTTGTGGGGCGCCCGGAATCCCCTGGCCTCGCTCCCTCCCAGCCACGCCACTGCAAGTTTCACTACCTCACTCGTGCCTCCAGGCAAGACGAGGCGAGGCGGGCGGTGCACAGGGTGTGAGCCTCTGTGCAGTGTTCCCAGCAGAGCGAATGTAACCTGTATCTGCGTGTATCTGATGCCCCCTTCCCCCACAGCGTGGCTGAGTCCGTGACTCCCTGTGAGTCCGTATTTGCGCCTGGTTCCCTGTGCAGCTGAAGCTGTCTGGGGTGCATTTGTTTCTGCCATGTCCAACTAAGTCCGTTCCCCTCCCtaggccttggttttctcatctgttaactGGGACTCCCGTGATTGTGTAACTGTTTCTGCGTGGATGTGTTTGTGTGGGAGCGTGAAAACCTTTGTGCCTGCTTCTATGCAGGGTACTTTGAGCGTCAGCGTCCTCGTCTGTAAATTGGGGACGAGGGGATGATAGCATGCAGTCACAGGTGGGAGGTATTATTATACTTTAATGACATATATACCCTTCTGCAAGAGTCTGTGAGATGTGGATCCTGTCTGCTGCCCTCAGGCTCTGTCGCTGCAAAATGCGTGGATGGGCTCAGCTTTCTCCCTGGGGTTTTGTGGCGGATGAAGGGGGGCTCGCAGAAAAAAGCCCTGTGTGCAGCGAGGTGTGAAGATTGTGGGGCTCTGGGTTCCAGGCTGGGTGTGGGTGGAGTTTGTGAAATTGTGGCCTGTGAGACTAGGCAGAAGATCCCGTCTGCGTGTGGCGGAATTTGTACCTCTTTGCCTGTGTCTCTCTGTCCGTGTGTGAATGGGCATTCGTGTTTCCCTGATGGGGTGTAACTGGGCATTTTGCCCTAGTTTGTGACTATCTGTGCACATGTCCTTGTCGGCGTGTCACTGTATTTGTGTGTCCCTTTCTCTGTGTGGCTATTGCTGTCTGTTTATGATTAATATGCCTCTGGACATCCCTGCTTGTGTGTGAATTATTAGTGTACCTTTCCTGTGGGACTTGTGTTACCCTGTCCCCTTGTGATGTCatttgtgtgtctttgtgtcGGCCTGTCTCCATGGACACCCCCCTGCCATCCCAAACTCCCTCTGGGCCCCGTAGTGCGTGTGGGGTAGGGAGTAGGGGGTTAGGGCCCCCTTCGCAGGTGAGGCCCCGCCCGTGCCCGCCTCCGCAGGCCGCGGGGATGGTGCGCGCCAGGCCTGACATTGCACCCAACCTCTCTGCAGTCTTGGGGCGGGCAGCCCATGGAGCCGGGGCTGCTGCGGCCAGCGCCAGTGAGCGAGGTCATCGTCCTGCACTACAACTACACCGGGAAGCTCCGCGGTGCGCGCTACCAGCCCGGCGCGGGGCTGCGCGCCGACGCCGTCGTGTGCCTGGCCGTGTGCGCGCTCATCGTACTCGAGAACTTGGCCGTGCTGATCGTGCTCGGACGCCACCCGCGCTTCCATGCGCCCATGTTCCTGCTCCTGGGTAGCCTCACGCTGTCCGACCTGTTGGCGGGCGCCGCCTATGCAGCCAACATCCTGTTGTCGGGGCCTCTCACGCTGCGCCTGTCGCCCGCGCTCTGGTTCGCTCGTGAGGGTGGCGTCTTCGTGGCGCTCGCCGCGTCCGTGCTGAGCCTCTTGGCCATCGCGCTCGAGCGCCTCCTCACCATGGAGCGCCGGGGACCCGGACCCGCTCCCGCAGCTCGTCGGGGGCGCACGCTGGCGCTGGCGGCCGCGGCCTGGGGCGTGTCGCTGCTCCTCGGGCTACTGCCCGCGCTCGGCTGGAATTGTCTCGGCCATCTGGACGCCTGCTCCACGGTCCTGCCGCTCTATGCTAAGGCCTACGTGCTCTTCTGCGTGCTCGCCTTTGTTGGCATCCTGGCTGCCATCTGCGCACTCTACGCGCGGATCTACTGCCAAGTGCGCTCCAAAGCGCGGCGCCTGGGGGCCCACCCCGGGACTGGCGAGGGCGCCTCGACCCGCGCACGCCACACGCCGCGCTCGTTGGCTCTGTTGCGCACGCTCAGCGTGGTGCTCCTGGCCTTCGTGGCTTGTTGGGGACCACTCTTCCTGCTGCTCTTGCTGGACGTGGCGTGCCCGGCGCGCGCCTGCCCTGTGCTCCTGCAGGCGGACCCCTTCCTGGGCCTGGCCATGGCCAACTCGCTTCTGAACCCCATCATCTACACGTTCACCAACCGCGACATGCGCCAAGCGCTCCTGCGCCTTCTCTGCTGCGGCCGCCGCTGGTGCAGCCTAGGCCCGGGTGCCTCCCAGCCGTCGGGGAGCCCCCCTGGGGCTTCGGGCGGCCTGCAGCGCTGGCTGCCTCCTGGCCTGGATGGCAGCTCCAGCCACTCCGAGCGCTCGTCACCCCAGCGGGACAGGCTGGACACCAGCGGCTCGACAGGCAACCCTGGCGCGCTCACAGCCGCCTGGACCCTGGTACCCCCTCCAGCCGCAGACTGACGCCCTTTGGTCCGCCACTGGCCTCCCTAAGAGCTCTTTCGCAGACTTTCTTGCTAAATTAAGGAATTTATAGGAAAAGCAGCTGAAGATGGTGGAGGCAGAAAAGACGCAGGAGAATGTATTTTATTGCCGCTAAACCccacagcaatgaacaaaacagacaaaaatcccttccCTTGTGGGATGGATGTTCTGGTGGCGGACATAGACAACGGAATGAAGAGGTATGGAGATAATTCCAGTGACAATACAGTGATGCGATGGTGGTCAGGGGATGCCTCTCTGCAGAGGTGGTAACGTGTGACGTGAGATGGACGGTCCCGGGAACTTCTGAAGGAAGATCATTTCAGGGTGGGGCTGCAAAGGCCCTGAGCCTAGAATATGCCTGTGTGTTCTCTGAAAAGCACATATGTCAATGTGGCTGGAGCggaggatggagagggagagtgggaggaaacAAAGGCAGGGGAATAATGGGACAGATGGGGCAGGGACTTATGAGCCCAGGGGAGGACTTTCTTTTGCTCTGAGTGAAGTGGGTTCATGGAGCGTTCTAGGCAGAGGAGGGACTTAATCTGGCTCACGTGTTTACAGATGCCTCTGGTCTCTGTGGAGGGTGAAGCTAGGAGAACAAGGTGATGGTGACTGCACTGGCCTAGGGGAGTGATGAGAAGGAATCAGACCATGTGGATTCTCCATGGATTTGGGAGGTATTGGACAGAATTCCGgaggaaactgggtgtggggGAGAAAGGAGTCAAGGACAGCTCTTCACTCGAGAGGAGACACCAAAGACAGGGCACCCTAAAATTTTACTCTAGGAGACTCAGCCAATTCCTATCTGAAACAAGATTTCTTTGAATGTGGTGTCAGATCcttcataaagaataaaaatacaatcgAATAATAAAAGTGATTACAGTTTATTGTGCCTGGATAGTCGCCCCATAGTGCTAGGCCCAGGACAGGCCTTTTTCTCACCCTTACCGCAACCTTTCAAGGTAGGTTTCCTcacccccatttgacagatgaggaaactccaAGAACAAAGTACCTTGTCCCAGTGTCTGAGCCAGGATACAAGACCAGGTGGTCCAGGCTCCAAGGTCCGAGGAGGCACAGGCTTGATGTCTGGTCCCTCTGGAGGGGTCTGTTAAGGCCAAGCAGACACTCCCTCCTTCAAGGGTCTACATTTTCGTCCAGGGGCGATCCTAGGGCCCCGTTTGTGCCCATAAAAGGCTCCAGGAGCGGAGGCCGCGTCTGCCAGCTGTCGCTGGCCCCCAGGTGTCCCCAGGCGTATTCCTAACCTCTGTGCGGAGGGGCTGGcgggagaggggtggggtgggtgtggggaaagGATTGGGGGCTTCGGGCTCAGATTGCGGCACGCCACCTGCCGGGAAACATCGGAACTGCAGGCAGCCGTAAGTAAAGATCGCGGTGTGTTTTGGGGCGTGGAGCGGGGGCTGACCCCTGCAGACCGTACGCACGGGGAAACAACCTACTTCCTGGAACACAAACACACTCAAACCTGGGGTCGCCTCCCAGGGCACTTCGAGAACTGGACCCAATCTCCCACCTGGCCTGGTTCCCCTATCCCCAGGCTCCTGTTATCTTCCGGGGCAACCTGAGACACCCCACCCCATTGTTCAGTTGTGTGATAGTGTGATGGCAGACGAGTTATTCACTTGTTCACATCTTACAAAATTCAAAAAGCACCAGTTCCCCCTCCTGGATGCATACACTATTGGGAAACTTCCAGAGCTATTCTGTGGATAAATGAGCTGAAAGGTAAATACACCTCTCTCGTTTTACACGTTAGCACTGCTCTCCACCTTGCTTTGATCACTTAATAGTATATCTTGGAAATTGTTGCACATCTAGATTTTGTACTGTGTTAATTGgctctggctgccataacaaataccatagtctaggtggcttaaacagccaaaatttatttctcacagttctggaggctggaagtccaagatcaaggtgtcagcatggttgggttctggtaagtgctctcttcctggcttgtagacagctgccttctgctgtgtcctcacatggtggagaaagagaagcaagctctctggtgtctcctcTGATAAGGGCACTCATGCCATCACGAGGGCCCCACCCTCAAggcctcatctaaacctaattaccttcctaaatccccatctccaaataccatcaccttgggggttagggcttcaaaatATGATGAtgggggggcacaattcagtccatagtacttttttctttttttccacattaaaaaaaatcgaAGTAAACATGTCTTGCTTCTTTTCACTGGCTGCATGGTATTTCACAGCATAGACATACCACCACTTATACCAGGGCCCTAGGGAGGGACACGTGTTGAGTCCAACACCTTGCCTTTATACACAGTGTGGCAATAAACATCTGTGTACATACATTCTCCTGCACCCGTGCCAGTGTACCTTGGATAAATTTCTACATGTGGCACTGCTGGATCACAGGTCTTGTAGATGTTATTTTGAGATACTGGAGGTTTCTTTCGGCCTGTGGAGGAGGGTGCGGGTTTCCTCACAGTCTCAGTCACTCCCTGTACAGTATTTGCCGGCTATGCTATTGCGCCCCCTCTGGAGCTACCCAGAACTGCAGCTTCACGCAACTGGAATGGGAGGAGCAGGGAGGAACCCCACTCCAGCCTCGGACACCGGATTAATCCCAGACCCTGAGCAGGGAGGCTGAATCTTCCAGGTTCACCCCGGAAGCGGGTGGAATCCTTTCTTAGACCAACATCTGTTCAGCCTAGTGTTTCATATAGAtggactcttttaaaaaaaacttaaatacatTTACTTAAAAACTAACTTTATATCACAAACAGCATAAATGGCAAATCAGTATCACTTGCCATGAAAAATAACAATCCATATTTATTGGGCCCTAGCGTTCTCCTTTAGTTCTCCCGATAACCTAGCAGGTATTAACATTTTAcagggaggaaactgaagcatggaGAGGTTAAATTATGGGCCCACCAGCACAGAGCTAGAGAGTGGCAAAGCAGTTGTTCGAATGCCTGCCCGCGAGCTCCACGCGCCTCCAGACtggagataaaaaataaagacaatgcaAATGCAAGTAGGTAGACAATTCTGGCTGGATCCTGCGGCCGCCTTAATGTGAGGCCTGCACTGTGTGGAGTTAAAGGGAGAACAGGTCGTGGAGAGCAGACCTGCGCTGACACGACGAAACCCGGCGGATGGAAGGGGCTGCGAAGGAGGGACGGGCCGGGTGGGCTTGGCCATGCGCCCTCGCCCGACGCCCCATTCCTCGCTCATGGGCGCTGGGCACCTGCGGGAAGGGCGGGGAATCGCGACTCCTTCCCCGCTGcgccctctccctgcctccttcctgggCGTCCCGAGGCTGCCCCCCATTCGACGGCCGCAATCCCGCAGGCCCCGCCGCCCCAAAGCCGAGGCCCCCCAGACGGCGGAAGCTCCCGCGGGACCCTGACAGTGAAGGTTAGGCTGGAGTCTCGCCCGACCGGGCCACGGCCCCTCGGGCTTCCCGGAAGCTCGGTGCGCGGGTGGCACCACCGTACCCGGAGCCACCGCCGCGCCCCTGGCATCCCCACCCCTCCTCGAGAGCAGCGGAGGCTACGCAGAGACGCAGGTGAGCGCgccggcggcggcagcggcggggtGGGGTGTCCACTGATCCCTGGTGCGGGGAAGCGCTGGGCCTCGAACCTGGGCCTCATTCTCCGCGGCTCCGACCACGCGGCTGGGTGCGCTGCGGTCCTTGGCCCCGCCGCAATGACCGGCGCTGTGGTCGCCGCGCTGGGGCTGCGCAACAGGGCGACAGCTAGCGTGGGCGGGTGAAGGGAGCGGCCCTGCCGCGGGAAGCCTGGGGCCGCGGGGACTTTTATTCTGACACGGCCGGCGCCCGGCTCTGCTTAGTCATGGTGACCTGCGCGCGTTCTGCGCCTCCCCCCTGCGCACTGCGATGGAGGCGTCCGGGCCTGGGCGACGGAGGCGGAGCCCGAGCGCGGCCATGGCGGGGTGAGTGGGGCGGCCAGCGCCCGGGCTGAGGGCGCCACGGGCCGTGAGCGCCCTGCGGCCGTGCCCGGGGGCCAGAGAACCGGGAGATGCGGGACCGGTCTCGGGGTTCCCGCGGCTCCGCGGAGGGCCAGGAGGGCGCGGCTCGAGTCCTATCCTTTTGTTGGACGGCGCGACTCGCGGGGTGGCCCGGGAGCGACGCAAGCCGAGCGAGAGGCCCAGGGAGCGCCGCTCGGACGGAGGCCCGGGGACCCCGGGGAGTTGGGGGGCTTGGTTTGCGCCCTGGGGATGGCAGTGGAGAGGCCGCGGCGGGGTCACTTCCTCCCTTCTCCAGGCCTTGGCGGCTCAGGCGGGACATGCGCAGTCCCCCACTTACCGCTTCTTGGGGGGAAGTGCCCGGTGCCCAGGGGGCACCGTTGATCTATTGGCCAAAGACCGAGAGGCAGGCCTGGGTCTCGGCTGGGGAGAGGCGGCCAAGCGGCATCCAGGGCCCGGTGGAGGAGGGTGCTCTGGCAGGGACAGTGGAGTGGGCATTCAGCCAGCCACAGCTTACTGACCTCTGCGGGGTGCCAGGCCCCAGGCAGGATGCAGGGGAGGCACATGAGAGGATGGGCATAACCCTGACCTACACAGGTCTACCTGCTCTCTGAAGCCTGGGGCTCAGGGCCAGAGGAACAGGCCATCCTTCAACAAGCAAGCAAAGGAGCTCCTTTCCATTCTTGACAAGTGCTGTGATGGAAATAAAACAGGGAGGAGGTGACTCTGAGTCGAGCCCAGAGAAAGATAAGATGAAGAACCCAGGGAGCCTCTTGcagaccaccccccccccacgccACTCCCCACAGGACTTTTCAAAACATAACTCATGCCCTGGCCCTCCAGACTCCACAGGGTTCACCGAAAGCCTCCCTTCATTAGTCAGTCTCTCTCATTACACTCCTCCTTGATTCTCTAGATTGTCTCTCATCATTctgcctctgagcctttgcacttgctgttccctctgcctggaaaactaactcccacccccagcttcttCATACGTTCACCCTTCTGGTCTCAGCTCCAACAGAGGCCTGGActacctgatttaaaaaaaactgcccTCATATGACACTGTCCCAATGCTGTTGTCATTTTCTTTATAACCCCAGTTTCTGCTCCAGTCTTGCTTATTTTACTTATGGCCCTTCCCTCCCCAGTGTCAGCACCAGCGGGGCACAGTGCATTTCTGTCTtggtcactgctgtgtccccggtgcctagaacagtgcctggcatacagtaggtgctcaataaatgttggtgaggtgaatgaaggaatgagttGGACATGTCCTAGGAAGGGAGGGGCCACCAGAGAGCTGGAACAGAATGAGCAAAGGGAAGAGGTGGACAGGAGCTGACTGTGAAGGGCTTTGCAAGCCATTGAAGAATTTGGTTTTATTCTTCATGCCACGGAGTTGTAGGGGGATTCTGAGCAGGGAAGGGACACCATCTGATCTATGATTTAGGCTGGACCCTCGGGCTGGTGAGGCCATGGGGCAGTTAGGGAGTGCAAATGCACACTGCTTCACCTGTGCTTAGGAAGGAAAACTGGGCTAGGAGTTACTTTATCTTAGAAAAGAAGGCCTGGCCCCaggccctccccccagccctgtgctctccctcctccaggcccctGAGTGCCAGTGGTGGTGTTGTCCCTTGTCACCTGGAACCCCATGCAGCTGGAACCCGGGCCTAGTGGGGCTGGGGCCCACACCCAATTCCTACCCTTGAGGTCACAGCGCCCTGAGGGGGCAGGGGACACGGTGATGTACGCCTCCACCGAGTGCAAGGCCGAGGTGACGCCCTCCCAGCACGGCAACCGCACCTTTAGCTACACCCTGGAGGATCACACCAAGCAGGCCTTCGGCATCATGAACGAACTGCGGCTCAGCCAGCAGCTGTGTGATGTCACGCTGCAGGTCAAGTACCAGGACGCACCAGCCGCCCAGTTCATGGCCCACAAGGTGGTGCTGGCCTCATCCAGCCCCGTCTTCAAGGCCATGTTCACCAATGGGCTGCGGGAGCAGGGCATGGAGGTGGTGTCCATTGAGGGCATCCACCCCAAGGTCATGGAGCGCCTCATTGAGTTCGCCTACACGGCCTCCATCTCCATGGGTGAGAAGTGTGTGCTCCACGTCATGAACGGTGCCGTCATGTACCAGATTGACAGCGTGGTCCGCGCCTGCAGCGACTTCCTGGTGCAGCAGCTGGATCCCAGCAACGCCATTGGCATCGCCAACTTCGCCGAGCAGATCGGCTGTACTGAGCTGCACCAGCGTGCCCGAGAGTACATCTACATGCACTTTGGGGAGGTGAGCAAGGGGAGCGGACGTGGAGCCAGGGCTTGGGAGCAGCATCAGAAGGACCAGGGAACAGACAGGTGGTCATCACTGTCTCCCCTTAAGATGTGAAGGGTCAAGGCAAGGAGCTGGAGAAACATGGGGTTCTGGTTTCCTAGTCTACATATCTGGGGCAACTCTGGGAAACAGCGAGGAAAGTGAGGCCTTCACGGGTTTCTGGGCCCCCTGGTCTCTCTGGGGTCAAAGGTGGGGATAGGGTGCAGTGAATATGTTGGCAGTTCCATCCTGGTGTGCTGAGCAGGGCCTGACCTTTCAGTCAGTCCGccattatttattgaacacccatGGCGTGCTGTTGACTGCAAGTATGACCCTTACACATGTTTTCTTTGGTCCACGGAGTGTTGTCCTTGCACTATTCTTTGTTTCGTTTTCGTTTTTAAGTGGAGGAAGTTGTGAATAGAGAAAATAAGTGCTTGTTTAGCACTTGCTGTGGGCCAGCCCCTGTTCTAAGTGATTTTCATCCTTTAAGTCACTGAATCTTCCCAGCTCTCCTGAGAGGAGGTATGCTTTGGAGTGCCTTCTTGGAAGTTTTCAAAGTCATCCTCCAGTGGCTGGGACCAGCTGCGGTGGACACTACCCTGATCCCCACTCCTCTTCTTCTCTACCACCTTGGGGGTTGTCCAGATGCTCCAAGAAGCTCTGGCATTAGTCCTAAGGCCTGTGGCTTCCAGGAAGGTGGTCCAAGCGCAAGGCTCTCCCACTGACCTGCACAGCATTGGTTTCAAGGGATTGCATGGGCTTGGGGGTACCAGAAAATTGGGAACCCGCTTATGTGGGGTGACTGAAATTATTTATATAGACCAGTGCCTGGCAAGAAATATTTACCCCAGGAGTAGCCCTGCTATGAGATAGCTACTAATTTAATCCCctttttatagaggaagaaaacCAAGACCTGGAATGTTTCAGatctttgcccaaagtcacacagaaagtAGTAGGCCGAAATTGCAACTCAGGCTGTTTTCTTCGAgcctgaacttttttttctttctagaatatTCTATTGCTATTGCCTTTGTAGTCTGTCTgctattttgaaaagtaatttccttaaaagaaaagggTAACGTTCAAATACAAAATCATAAAAAAACGTACACGGTACATCGTGTCCTTGCCCATTTACCTGAGTACTTGTGTACTACACGCTTGGCTCACGTAATgtaactcatttgatcctcacacaCTGTGAGGTTCATACTATTCACATCCCCATTTCACACCTGAGGAAGCTGAGGTCGTCAGAGGCAGGttgagtgacttgtccaaggtcatagcACTGTTGAAGGgcgggctgggggggtggggaggtggagagagacaTGGAAGTCAGCCCGTCACACAAATGCCCTCTGCAGGTGGCCAAGCAAGAGGAGTTCTTCAACCTGTCCCACTGCCAGCTGGTGACCCTCATCAGCCGGGACGATCTGAACGTGCGCTGCGAGTCTGAGGTCTTCCACGCCTGTATCAACTGGGTCAAGTACGACTGCGAGCAGCGGCGCTTCTACGTGCAGGCGCTGCTGCGGGCTGTGCGCTGCCACTCGCTCACCCCCCACTTCCTGCAGATGCAGCTGCAGAAGTGTGAGATCCTGCAGTCGGACTCCCGCTGCAAGGACTACCTGGTGAAGATCTTCCAGGAGCTCACCCTGCACAAGCCCACACAGGTGATGCCCTGCCGGGCGCCCAAGGTGGGCCGGCTCATCTACACGGCCGGCGGTTACTTCCGCCAGTCACTCAGCTACTTGGAGGCCTACAACCCCAGCGATGGCACCTGGCTCCGGTTGGCGGACCTGCAGGTGCCAAGGAGCGGGCTGGCGGGCTGTGTGGTAGGTGGGCTGCTGTATGCCGTGGGTGGTCGGAACAACTCCCCCGATGGCAAC is a window of Globicephala melas chromosome 3, mGloMel1.2, whole genome shotgun sequence DNA encoding:
- the S1PR5 gene encoding sphingosine 1-phosphate receptor 5 yields the protein MEPGLLRPAPVSEVIVLHYNYTGKLRGARYQPGAGLRADAVVCLAVCALIVLENLAVLIVLGRHPRFHAPMFLLLGSLTLSDLLAGAAYAANILLSGPLTLRLSPALWFAREGGVFVALAASVLSLLAIALERLLTMERRGPGPAPAARRGRTLALAAAAWGVSLLLGLLPALGWNCLGHLDACSTVLPLYAKAYVLFCVLAFVGILAAICALYARIYCQVRSKARRLGAHPGTGEGASTRARHTPRSLALLRTLSVVLLAFVACWGPLFLLLLLDVACPARACPVLLQADPFLGLAMANSLLNPIIYTFTNRDMRQALLRLLCCGRRWCSLGPGASQPSGSPPGASGGLQRWLPPGLDGSSSHSERSSPQRDRLDTSGSTGNPGALTAAWTLVPPPAAD
- the KEAP1 gene encoding kelch-like ECH-associated protein 1, producing the protein MQLEPGPSGAGAHTQFLPLRSQRPEGAGDTVMYASTECKAEVTPSQHGNRTFSYTLEDHTKQAFGIMNELRLSQQLCDVTLQVKYQDAPAAQFMAHKVVLASSSPVFKAMFTNGLREQGMEVVSIEGIHPKVMERLIEFAYTASISMGEKCVLHVMNGAVMYQIDSVVRACSDFLVQQLDPSNAIGIANFAEQIGCTELHQRAREYIYMHFGEVAKQEEFFNLSHCQLVTLISRDDLNVRCESEVFHACINWVKYDCEQRRFYVQALLRAVRCHSLTPHFLQMQLQKCEILQSDSRCKDYLVKIFQELTLHKPTQVMPCRAPKVGRLIYTAGGYFRQSLSYLEAYNPSDGTWLRLADLQVPRSGLAGCVVGGLLYAVGGRNNSPDGNTDSSALDCYNPMTNQWSPCASMSVPRNRIGVGVIDGHIYAVGGSHGCIHHNSVERYEPERDEWHLVAPMLTRRIGVGVAVLNRLLYAVGGFDGTNRLNSAECYYPERNEWRMITPMNTIRSGAGVCVLHNCIYAAGGYDGQDQLNSVERYDVETETWTFVAPMKHRRSALGITVHQGRIYVLGGYDGHTFLDSVECYDPDTDTWSEVTCMTSGRSGVGVAVTMEPCRKQIDQQNCTC